A region from the Phaenicophaeus curvirostris isolate KB17595 chromosome 3, BPBGC_Pcur_1.0, whole genome shotgun sequence genome encodes:
- the DERL1 gene encoding derlin-1 codes for MSDLGDWFRSIPLITRYWFAGSIAVPLIGKLGLVSPVYFFLWPEAFISRFQIWRPITATFYFPVGPGTGFLYLVNLYFLYQYSSRLETGAFDGRPADYMFMLLFNWICIVITGLAMDMQLLMIPLIMSVLYVWAQLNRDMIVSFWFGTRFKACYLPWVILGFNYIIGGSVINELIGNLVGHLYFFLMFKYPMDLGGRNFLSTPQFLYRWLPNRRGGVSGFGVPPASMRRAAEDQQGGGRHNWGQGFRLGDQ; via the exons ATGTCGGACCTGGGGGACTGGTTCCGGAGCATCCCGCTGATCACCCGCTACTGGTTCGCCGGCTCTATCGCGGTGCCGCTCATCGGCAAGCTGGGCCTCGTGAGCCCCGTCTACTTCTTCCTCTGGCCCGAAGCCTTCATCAGCCGCTTCCAG ATCTGGCGGCCGATAACTGCAACTTTCTACTTTCCAGTGGGACCTGGAACAGGATTTCTCTACTTGGTGAATTTGTATTTCTTGTATCAATATTCATCACGATTAGAAACAG GGGCTTTTGATGGAAGGCCAGCAGATTACATGTTCATGCTCCTGTTTAACTGGATCTGCATTGTT ATAACCGGCCTGGCAATGGACATGCAG TTACTGATGATCCCACTCATCATGTCAGTGCTTTATGTGTGGGCCCAGCTGAACAGAGACATGATTGTATCATTTTGGTTTGGAACAAGATTTAAG GCTTGTTATCTTCCATGGGTTATTCTGGGATTCAACTACATCATTGGTGGATC AGTCATCAATGAACTGATAGGAAATCTGGTTGGACACctgtatttcttcttaatgtttAAATATCCAATGGATTTGGGAGGAAGGAATTTTCTGTCCACACCTCAGTTCTT GTACCGCTGGCTGCCAAATAGGAGAGGAGGAGTGTCGGGGTTTGGCGTCCCACCCGCTAGCATGAGAAGAGCTGCAGAAGATCAGCAGGGTGGTGGAAGACACAACTGGGGCCAAGGTTTCCGGCTAGGTGACCAGTGA